From a region of the Thermomicrobium roseum DSM 5159 genome:
- a CDS encoding M42 family metallopeptidase → MRERIAEVLTELMALPGPTGREEPVLAWLERAWAPHVKRLWRSRIGNLLAYVGGAGPRLLLTAHADELSFVVRSIDSSGLLWLTTGQVRGEPQERFPVGQPALVLGRDVAIEGMFVLATGHVVPEERRSKPVTFADLFVDIGANSKQEVLERGITVGSSVVWNPPTRRLGSRLYGKAIDDRVGLALLTLLVRQIDAQQLDCALYLAATVQEENGLLGASSLRADLDVDWAIALDVGLVGDLPTIGEQWMPATLGGGPQLVHKDAATHYDQRLLWRLADLADRNGLPVQHVVFDRYGSDGAALIRQGIPTALVAVGARHTHAPFEAVDLADVEATLHLLEHVVYEGPTDQ, encoded by the coding sequence ATGCGCGAGCGGATCGCCGAGGTACTGACGGAACTGATGGCGCTCCCCGGACCGACTGGTCGGGAGGAGCCAGTTCTGGCGTGGCTGGAACGTGCTTGGGCTCCGCACGTCAAGCGACTCTGGCGCAGTCGGATCGGCAACCTGCTCGCCTACGTCGGTGGCGCTGGTCCTCGGCTTCTGCTCACTGCGCATGCCGACGAGTTGAGCTTCGTAGTTCGGTCGATCGATTCGTCCGGCTTGTTGTGGCTGACGACTGGGCAAGTGCGTGGGGAGCCACAGGAACGGTTCCCAGTCGGCCAACCGGCGCTCGTACTCGGTCGCGATGTGGCGATCGAGGGGATGTTCGTCCTAGCCACTGGCCATGTCGTGCCCGAAGAGCGGCGGAGCAAGCCGGTGACCTTCGCTGACTTGTTCGTCGATATCGGTGCCAACTCCAAGCAGGAGGTATTGGAGCGCGGCATCACGGTCGGTTCGAGCGTCGTCTGGAACCCGCCGACTCGTCGCCTCGGATCGCGCCTCTATGGGAAAGCGATCGATGATCGGGTGGGGCTCGCCCTTTTGACCCTGCTCGTTCGCCAGATCGACGCGCAGCAGCTTGACTGCGCCCTCTACCTCGCCGCTACCGTGCAGGAAGAAAACGGACTCCTCGGAGCCAGCTCGCTCCGAGCTGACCTGGACGTCGACTGGGCTATCGCACTCGATGTCGGGCTCGTCGGCGACCTGCCGACCATCGGCGAGCAGTGGATGCCGGCAACGCTCGGTGGCGGGCCACAACTCGTGCACAAGGATGCGGCCACCCATTACGACCAGCGTTTGCTCTGGCGGCTCGCTGACCTTGCCGATCGCAATGGGTTGCCGGTCCAGCACGTCGTCTTCGATCGTTACGGCAGTGACGGCGCCGCCCTCATCCGCCAGGGAATCCCGACCGCGCTGGTTGCGGTCGGGGCTCGCCACACGCATGCTCCCTTCGAGGCTGTCGATCTCGCTGACGTCGAAGCGACGCTCCACTTGCTCGAGCATGTCGTCTACGAAGGGCCCACTGACCAGTGA
- a CDS encoding enoyl-ACP reductase FabI: MGNEGFTGYWAVILGASSGFGAATARELARAGMHICGVHLDRRATLPMAEAVKADVEAAGVEALFVNANAADAETRRQVASALRERGARVRVLMHSLAFGTLRPYIDEDAAQEVTQKQLEMTLDVMANSLVYWTQDLFHAGLFAPDARIYAMTSEGSTRVWRGYGPVSAAKAALEAHVRQLAVELARYGIAVNAIQAGVTPTPAQAKIPGAEEMLREAERRNPSGRLTSPEDVARAIRALSAPGLGWITGNVIRVDGGEALVP, encoded by the coding sequence ATGGGGAACGAGGGGTTCACAGGATACTGGGCAGTGATCCTGGGCGCATCCAGCGGATTTGGTGCAGCGACTGCCCGCGAGCTCGCTCGGGCGGGGATGCACATCTGCGGCGTGCATTTGGATCGCCGAGCGACTTTGCCGATGGCAGAGGCAGTCAAGGCCGACGTCGAGGCTGCAGGAGTCGAGGCCCTGTTCGTCAACGCCAATGCGGCCGATGCGGAAACCCGGCGACAGGTCGCTTCGGCGCTTCGGGAGCGCGGCGCGCGCGTGCGAGTGCTGATGCATTCGCTCGCCTTCGGTACGCTGCGGCCGTACATCGACGAGGACGCCGCTCAAGAGGTGACACAAAAGCAATTGGAAATGACGCTCGATGTCATGGCGAACAGCTTGGTGTACTGGACACAGGATCTGTTCCATGCCGGTCTCTTCGCGCCGGATGCCCGGATCTATGCCATGACCAGCGAGGGATCGACGCGCGTCTGGCGCGGGTACGGTCCGGTCTCCGCTGCCAAGGCGGCGCTCGAGGCCCATGTCCGCCAGCTCGCTGTGGAACTCGCCCGCTACGGGATCGCGGTGAATGCCATCCAGGCCGGTGTGACACCTACCCCGGCACAGGCCAAGATTCCCGGTGCGGAGGAGATGTTGCGCGAAGCCGAGCGGCGCAACCCTAGCGGACGACTGACGAGTCCGGAGGACGTCGCGCGAGCGATCCGCGCGCTCAGCGCACCGGGGCTCGGGTGGATCACCGGCAATGTGATTCGGGTAGATGGCGGCGAGGCGCTGGTGCCCTAG
- a CDS encoding STM3941 family protein, whose translation MGRERTRSDRTLIVRRSRLRGLLIAALALAFFVAAVWFAWHAGSWLERLFAVSMAVFLGLVTVVSTLIALDRNPVLEIDEEGLTDRGSPVRAGRVPWQSIRRIEAKSVGTRRYLVVQVYRPQRFIADLDPERRKAAEELIQRHGTPIVIPWEALDQPLDAVVEQAEALRQSTAT comes from the coding sequence ATGGGACGGGAACGAACCCGATCCGACCGAACGCTGATCGTGCGCCGCAGTCGGCTCCGCGGCCTGCTCATCGCGGCGCTCGCTCTCGCGTTCTTCGTGGCAGCGGTCTGGTTCGCTTGGCATGCCGGATCCTGGCTGGAACGCCTCTTCGCGGTCTCGATGGCAGTCTTTCTCGGTCTCGTGACAGTCGTTTCGACGTTGATCGCGTTGGATCGAAATCCTGTCCTGGAAATCGATGAGGAGGGGCTCACCGATCGCGGATCGCCGGTTCGTGCCGGAAGGGTGCCGTGGCAGAGCATACGCCGGATCGAAGCGAAGTCCGTGGGTACCCGGCGCTATCTCGTCGTCCAGGTCTATCGGCCACAGCGCTTCATCGCGGATCTCGATCCCGAGCGCCGGAAAGCAGCGGAGGAACTGATCCAGCGGCATGGCACGCCGATCGTGATTCCCTGGGAAGCGCTCGATCAGCCGCTCGACGCAGTCGTCGAGCAGGCCGAGGCTCTTCGACAGTCTACTGCCACCTGA
- a CDS encoding ABC transporter ATP-binding protein, with translation METVARTMGTTREQERTPIVEATNVVKIYDTGRVKVPALRGVSLTVYGGEMVAIMGPSGSGKTTLLNCLSGLDTIDEGMILIAGKELARLPDDVRSEFRARHMGFVFQLFNLIPVLSALENVELPALLAGIRPSEARRRAWAVLEQVGLADRAGHKPAELSGGQQQRVAIARALVNQPDIIWADEPTGNLDTETADEVMALLRRLNRENGQTFVIVTHDPRIGSMCDRVIQMRDGLIIDDGLASFRAAAGGE, from the coding sequence ATGGAGACTGTAGCGAGAACTATGGGCACCACCCGAGAACAGGAGCGAACTCCGATCGTCGAGGCAACGAACGTCGTGAAGATCTACGACACGGGACGCGTGAAGGTTCCGGCATTGCGCGGCGTTTCGCTGACCGTGTACGGAGGCGAAATGGTCGCGATCATGGGGCCCTCCGGAAGCGGGAAGACGACACTCCTCAACTGTCTTTCTGGCCTCGATACGATCGACGAGGGGATGATTCTGATCGCGGGGAAAGAGCTCGCGCGCCTACCGGACGATGTCCGATCGGAATTCCGCGCTCGTCATATGGGTTTCGTTTTCCAGCTGTTCAATCTCATTCCGGTCTTGAGTGCCTTGGAGAACGTCGAACTTCCCGCGCTTTTGGCGGGTATACGGCCGAGCGAGGCGAGACGGCGCGCGTGGGCAGTGCTCGAGCAAGTTGGTTTGGCTGACCGGGCTGGGCATAAGCCGGCCGAGCTATCGGGAGGCCAGCAGCAGCGGGTGGCGATCGCTCGTGCCCTGGTCAACCAGCCGGATATCATCTGGGCCGATGAGCCAACCGGGAACTTGGACACGGAGACGGCTGACGAGGTCATGGCGTTGCTGCGCCGGCTGAACCGCGAGAATGGCCAGACCTTCGTCATCGTGACCCATGATCCGCGGATCGGCTCGATGTGTGACCGCGTGATCCAGATGCGCGATGGGTTGATCATCGACGATGGACTCGCTTCCTTCCGCGCAGCTGCTGGCGGGGAGTGA
- a CDS encoding ABC transporter permease, with amino-acid sequence MNEIFGVSLALVLRILLVAFGVILALTLGLWIWRPVLGRMALRNIPRRPIQTALIVIGLMLSTLIFSASLTTGTTLQHSITGQVLRLAGPADELVVQASGDARFAGPQPGVYLPSELVDRLDALQASEPRLRAVIPALWQPVAVIDLRTKQSEPALNLIGVPPDRLAQVGGLTDRDGRAVDLGTLGDDEVVLGQEAAKRLDAEVGDRLQVFIQGRPVELRVAAIAPDSFFTGTLNVGDAGGLTVSLARAQELLGLADRVSFVALNNRGGLADSQAVTDAVNAALEGTPYRAVAVKQRAVEQAERAGETFTNLFLLSGLFSVAAGILLIFLIFALLAAERKTEMGTMRALGMKRWHLVALFALEGMGYNLVAAAVGAVAGVAVAFTIAGFMGQLVGEFFTIEPSWRPRDLVLAYLLGVVVTFVTVVIAAWRVSRLNIVTAIRDLPEPRLPRASRRWLIAGLAGLLLGGGLTWLGLREESLAWFALGVSLLPLSAAAVLRRFGVPARPLYSVASLIVLAYWLLPDHWHERLFGPMSGGFEMFVLSGLMMVAALTVFLVWNIEVAVGLVGRLGRAFRRWLPAVRIAIAYPMASRGRTGLTVAMFSLILFALVVMSTIYANVVALFAGPLASAGWDVEVTVVGGRAIPDLEGVLKEGGVDVSAIVASGGTMSVPWTRASVRVAGTEKEWARYPVRGIDGDFASAVEAPLQLRSPDYATDREAWEAVARDPSLAIVDANVLQQRGGDPANLYLPDLREGFRPLELEIRDNTSGQSGTVRVIGVIDGRVSSLQGVFVAEQAVSTIFGRPTTVDYYVRLTDAADARSFARAVEAALLPYGAQAEATADLIGRATGIIRGFIRIIQGFMALGLVVGIAALGVVSYRAVIERRQQIGALRAIGYRRAMVALGFLLESALVTSAGIAGGTALGVLLARNVVTGQEDLAGRFEQFSLVIPWGQLALFAGLALGIALLMAYAPARQASRVSIVEALRYE; translated from the coding sequence ATGAACGAGATTTTTGGAGTGTCCCTGGCACTCGTGTTGCGCATCCTCCTCGTCGCCTTCGGCGTGATCCTGGCGCTCACGCTCGGCCTCTGGATCTGGCGTCCCGTGCTGGGCCGGATGGCGCTGCGCAACATCCCGCGTCGGCCGATCCAGACCGCGTTGATCGTCATCGGTTTGATGCTCAGCACGCTCATCTTTTCCGCATCGCTGACTACCGGGACGACCTTGCAGCACAGCATCACCGGGCAAGTGCTGCGGCTGGCGGGCCCGGCAGACGAACTCGTGGTGCAGGCGAGCGGTGATGCCCGCTTCGCTGGACCACAGCCTGGGGTCTACCTGCCGAGCGAATTGGTCGACCGGTTGGATGCGCTGCAAGCGAGCGAGCCGCGGCTGCGTGCCGTCATTCCTGCGCTGTGGCAGCCGGTGGCCGTGATCGATCTGCGAACCAAGCAGAGCGAGCCAGCCTTGAACTTGATCGGCGTTCCACCGGATCGACTAGCCCAGGTCGGCGGCCTGACCGATCGCGACGGTCGCGCGGTCGACCTCGGAACTCTGGGGGATGACGAGGTCGTCCTCGGGCAGGAGGCGGCCAAGCGCCTGGATGCCGAAGTCGGGGATCGCTTGCAGGTCTTCATCCAGGGCCGCCCCGTCGAGCTGCGCGTCGCAGCGATCGCGCCTGACAGCTTCTTCACCGGGACGCTCAATGTCGGTGACGCTGGAGGACTCACGGTCTCGCTCGCCCGGGCCCAGGAGCTACTCGGACTGGCCGATCGGGTCAGTTTCGTGGCGTTGAACAATCGCGGTGGCCTGGCTGATAGCCAGGCGGTGACCGATGCCGTGAATGCGGCACTGGAGGGGACACCGTATCGTGCTGTCGCTGTCAAGCAACGAGCTGTCGAGCAGGCGGAGCGAGCTGGCGAGACCTTCACGAACCTGTTCCTCTTGTCGGGCCTCTTCTCGGTGGCGGCAGGTATCTTGCTGATTTTCCTGATTTTCGCGCTGCTCGCAGCCGAGCGGAAGACCGAGATGGGCACGATGCGGGCGCTGGGGATGAAACGCTGGCACCTGGTCGCCCTCTTCGCGCTCGAAGGCATGGGTTACAACCTCGTCGCGGCGGCGGTGGGTGCGGTTGCCGGCGTTGCCGTCGCGTTCACGATCGCTGGCTTCATGGGTCAGCTGGTCGGTGAGTTTTTCACCATCGAGCCCTCCTGGCGACCGCGTGATCTCGTGCTCGCGTATCTGTTGGGTGTCGTGGTGACGTTCGTGACGGTGGTCATCGCTGCCTGGCGAGTGAGCCGCCTCAATATCGTCACTGCGATTCGCGATTTGCCCGAACCGCGACTCCCGCGGGCCAGCCGGCGCTGGCTCATCGCTGGTCTGGCTGGTCTGCTCCTCGGTGGGGGACTCACCTGGCTCGGGCTGCGTGAAGAGAGTCTCGCCTGGTTCGCGCTGGGTGTTTCGCTCCTGCCGCTCAGTGCGGCGGCGGTCTTGCGCCGGTTCGGAGTGCCTGCCCGGCCGCTCTACAGTGTGGCCTCCCTCATCGTCCTGGCCTACTGGCTGTTGCCGGACCATTGGCACGAGCGTCTCTTCGGGCCGATGAGCGGCGGCTTCGAAATGTTCGTCCTCTCCGGTCTCATGATGGTCGCGGCGCTGACCGTGTTCCTGGTGTGGAACATCGAAGTCGCCGTCGGTCTCGTCGGCAGGCTCGGGCGAGCGTTCCGCCGCTGGTTGCCGGCTGTCCGCATCGCCATCGCCTATCCGATGGCTTCGCGCGGGCGGACCGGCCTGACCGTCGCGATGTTCAGTCTCATCCTCTTCGCGCTCGTTGTCATGTCGACCATCTATGCCAATGTCGTGGCCCTTTTCGCCGGTCCGCTGGCGAGCGCCGGTTGGGACGTGGAGGTCACGGTCGTCGGTGGTCGAGCGATACCGGATCTCGAGGGAGTGCTGAAGGAAGGTGGGGTGGACGTTTCGGCGATCGTAGCCTCGGGTGGCACCATGAGCGTGCCCTGGACGAGAGCCAGCGTGCGCGTCGCCGGCACCGAGAAGGAGTGGGCACGGTATCCAGTTCGTGGGATCGATGGCGATTTTGCCAGTGCGGTCGAGGCTCCGCTGCAACTGCGCAGCCCCGACTATGCGACGGACCGAGAGGCGTGGGAGGCCGTCGCGCGTGACCCGTCTCTCGCTATCGTCGATGCCAACGTGCTCCAGCAGCGTGGTGGTGACCCAGCGAACCTCTATCTTCCGGATTTGCGCGAGGGGTTCCGGCCGCTCGAGCTGGAGATTCGCGACAATACGAGTGGGCAGTCCGGGACGGTGCGCGTGATCGGCGTAATCGATGGCCGCGTCTCCTCGTTGCAGGGAGTCTTTGTCGCCGAGCAGGCGGTGAGCACGATCTTCGGGCGTCCGACGACCGTCGACTATTACGTGCGGCTGACCGACGCCGCAGACGCGCGGTCGTTCGCGCGCGCGGTGGAAGCAGCCTTGCTCCCCTACGGCGCGCAGGCAGAAGCGACTGCTGACCTGATCGGTCGGGCTACGGGAATCATTCGCGGATTCATCCGCATCATCCAGGGCTTCATGGCACTCGGGCTGGTCGTCGGGATCGCTGCGTTGGGCGTCGTCTCGTATCGAGCCGTGATCGAGCGACGGCAGCAGATCGGTGCGTTGCGGGCGATCGGTTACCGGCGTGCGATGGTCGCACTCGGCTTCCTGCTCGAATCGGCGCTGGTGACCAGCGCGGGTATCGCCGGCGGAACGGCTTTGGGCGTCCTCTTGGCGCGCAACGTGGTGACGGGTCAGGAGGATCTGGCGGGCAGGTTCGAACAGTTCTCGCTGGTCATCCCGTGGGGGCAGCTCGCGCTCTTCGCTGGCCTGGCGCTCGGTATCGCACTGCTCATGGCGTACGCTCCGGCCCGTCAGGCCTCGCGGGTGTCGATCGTCGAAGCGCTCCGGTACGAGTGA